The nucleotide sequence TGAGCGCTCCGCACTCCGAGCAGGCGAGCGGCCGGTCCCGCGGGCCGGGCCGCCCGCGCCAGGACGACATCTCCGACCGGGTTCTCGACGCCGTCCTCGCGCTGATCGACGCGGACACCCCGGTCACGGTCAACGCCGTCGTCGCCCGGAGCGGGGTCAGTCGCGCCGCGCTCTACCGCCGCTGGGCCACGCTGCCGAAGCTGGTCGCCGCGGCGCTGGACCGTGGCCGCTCCCCGATCGAGCTGCCCGAGGGCGGGTCGGCACTGGAGACCCTGGAGCGCATCGCCCCGCAACCGGGCGACGACGTCCTGGCCGGCTACTCGGAGGCCAGGCTGCGCCAACGCCTGCGGCTCGGTCTCGCCGACCACGCCGTCCAGCGGGAGTACTGGGAGTCGCACGTCTCCCGCCGCCGCGCCCCGGTCACCGCCGAGCTGGAGCGCGGCAGACGTTCCGGCGAGATCCGCGCCGACATCGATCCGGAGATCGTGCAGGACCTGCTCGCCGGGATGTACTACTACCAGGTCGTCGTACGGGGCGAGCAGCTGCAGTCACCGGAGGTCATCGCCCGCTGCCGGGCCGCCACCACACTGATCCGGGAGGCGATCGAGAACCGTGCCCCCCGGCCCGACCGAGCGCCACATCGTCAGCGGTGACTGCTGCAGGCGACCGCGGAGACGGGGTGACAGGTCTGGGCGGTGCCGGGGACGGCGAATCGGTCGTCGACCGGGCGATCGGTGTGGCGGCCGAGGCGTTCGGGCCCCGCCTCTCGGCGGCGTACGCGCTGGGCAGCATCGCCCACGGCGGATTCGCTCCCCTGGTCAGCGACGTGGACGTGATGCTCGTGCTGGACGGCGTCGATCCGGCGACGTCCGCGCGCATGGCGGACGTGCGGGAAAGGGTGCGACGAGACGTTCCCGGCGAGCTCGCCGACCGGCTGTCGATCTTCTGGTCCGATCCGCCGGGCGTACGGCGCGGGGCCGGGGAGCACAGCCGGCTGCCCGAGGTCGACCGGCTCGATCTGCTGGACTCGGGTCGGCTCCTGCTCGGCGACGACTGCCGGGCGGGCGCGACCAGGCCGACCACCGATGCTCTCGTGCTCCGAGCGGCCGAGTTCGCGCTCACCACGTTCGACGACGCCTACCGGGCGCGGCTACGCGATCCGGACGATCTCGTCGCCGGCGGCGCGCGCCCGGTGACCAAGGCAGTTCTCTTCCCGGTGCGGTTCCTCTACACACTCGCCACCGGCCGCCTCGGTCACAACACCGACGCAGCCGCCTGGTACTCCGGCCATCACGAGCACGCCGATCTCGCCGCCGCCGCCGCGACGTGGCGCACCACCGGGCTGACAGATCCGGAGGCGGCACGGCGCCTGCTGTCCACCGGCCTCCGGCCGATCTACGCGACCTTCACCGCGGAGTACGTGCTGGCGCTGCGCGAGCTCGGCCAGGACTCGACGGCCGACAGGCTGGCTGCCTGGGGTGAGCTCATCCGCTGACGGTCCGCGACGGTCAAGTCCCGAGGTCCGGCGATGATGCCCCACCACGTCACCCTCGCACCGCACGCCGTCACCCCGGCCCCGCGACCGGCCGGACGCCCGACGTCGTCCGACGAGGACACCCAGCAGATCCCGATGCACCGGTGGCGGTGACCCGCACCGTCCGTTCGCGGGATCTCCTGGCGAGGGCGGTCCGGTGAGCGGCCCGGCTCCGGCGGAGCAGCGGGCCGCTGCTCGCTGCCTCATTCTTGTCAGAGGTGTTCTCTACCGTCAGCCGCATGAGCCAGTCGGAGATCCTCCAACGGACACGCCGGGACTACGACGACGTCGCGGAGCTGTACGACGATCTGATCCGACGCGGCGACGTCGTCACCGACGCTCTCAGCACCGCGATGGTCGATGCGTTCGCCGGTCTGGTCCGCGCCGGGGGATCGAACAGCCCGGTGGTCGATGCGGGTTGCGGCCCCGGGCAGTGGACAGATCATCTGGACCGAGCGGGTATCGCCGCCTACGGCGTCGATCTCTCACCTGCCATGATCACGATCGCCCGCCGGTACCGTCCCGACCTCCGCTACGACGTCGGTTCCATGCTCGAGCTGGGAGCAGCGAACCAGTCGGTCGCCGGCATCCTCGCCAGCTTCTCGCTGATCCACACGCCGCCGGATCTCCTTCCGCTCGCGCTGGCCGAGTTCGCCCGTGCGATCGAGCCGGGCGGCCCTCTCCTGATCGGCGTACAGATCATCGACACCGCCGGTCCCGATGGCTGGGCCCCGTACGACCACAAGGCCTCACCGGCGTACCTGTGGCACCTGGACGCACTCGTGGACCGGCTGCACGATCATGGTTTCGACGAACTCGGCCGCATGCGGATGGCTCCGCCCGCCCCCGGGAAACCTCCGGCCGGCTACCTGCTGATGCGCCAGGGCACCGGCCAGGGATGACATCGTGTCCGAGCCGCGCTGCACCGGGCCGGGGCTCACGCCGGGGAGTGCCGACCCGACGGAGTCGTCTCGGCGGCCACACCCACGGCGGTATCGGCCACCCGGTCGTGCAGCGCACGCCCCTCCCCCCGCGCCACGGCCAGGATCATCGCGGCGAGCAGCGGATAGGTCACCACGGCCGCGGCGATCGTGAGCCGGTCACGGGTCTCGAAGCCACCGAATGCCGCCCCGATGGCGACCGTGTGCCCGAGCTGCCACGGCACACCGATCTTGACCGTGTTGCGCAGGAGGGCGCGCCGACGGTCGATCGGCCGGCCGCCTCGGTCGGTGACGACCAGGCCGTGTCGCTGCTTCCCCCAGGTCGCCCGCGCCGGTCCGGACTCCTGCTTCGCGGCGAGCCAGGTCGCCACGACCGGTGGGACTGCGCTGGCTGCGAGCACGAACGCGCGATTTCCGCCCCAACCGGCCGCGTGCGCCGCCATCCCGAGGGGCACGGTCGCGGCGGCGACTCCGGCGTAGACGATGCAGTCTCGCAGGTAGGCGCGCCCGCGGCGGCCGGCCAACCGGTTCACGACGTCACCGTACCCGTGGCGACGGCCCACCGGCTCCGAGAGCCGGAAGCGCGCCCGGGCCGGGAACAGCCCTCCGCCGACGCCGGCCACGCGAGCACCTACCCGGTCGCGCGGCACCGTTTCCCGCGCCGGGGGTTGCCGGGCTGCTCAGTTGCCCGGTCGTCGTGCACGGAGCCGACTGCCGGGCGGCCGCTGTCACGTCCCGGAGAAGCCCCCGGCGACGGTGGACCCGATCCACTCCGCGTGCGCCCCGGCACCGGTCATCACCTGCGGTCCGACGCAGTTCGGGTCGGTCACGTAGTCACCGTCGCGGCTGATCACCCCGACCAGCGCCCACCGACCGTCGATCCACTGCAGGATCGGGCCGCCCGAGTCGAGCGTGCAGACCTGGGCGGGCTCGGTCGGGTGCTCCGAGCAGTGATCCCGGCCGGCCTCCAGCCCGGTGCAGCGCTCGTCCGGGACGATCTCGGTGTCGAGCTGCTGCAGCACGATCGGCGGCTCCGGGCAGTCCGCACCGTCCTCACAGGTCATCCCCCAGCCCAGCGCCCGCACCGGGTCGCCGGGCCGTGGTGCCGGCGCGAGCTCCAACGGCCGGGCATCGACCGGCTCGTCGAGCCGGATCAGCGCGATGTCCTCGCGCAGGTCCAGCATCTCCACGTCGAGTGTGGGATGCGGGACCAGATCCGCGACGTAGTCGGGATGGGTGACGATCTCGCGCACCCCGTACTCGACGCCCGCCGTCCGGTCGGTGTCGCCGAGGGCCACGGTCAGATCGCCGGGCGCCACCGCCCGTGTGTCCACGCAGTGCCCCGCCGTCAGCACCCACTCCGGGTCGACGAGCGTGCCGCCGCAGAAGTGCGCACCGCGGTCGTCGCGCAGCGTCGCCATGAAGGGATACGGCTCGTCGGCGTCGGTCCCGCCGATCACCGCGCCGGCCTGCGGGGCGAGAGCCGTGACCGCGAGCAACGCGCCGAATGCCGTCGCCGCCGCCAGCACCGACCGTCGTACGCTGCCGTTTCCGCTGACCATTCCAGGTGCCTCCGTGGTGCTCCGGTGCTCCCCGGGGCGGGTGCCTCCGGGGTGCACCGACCCTCCCGGGCGGGCATGCCCCGGCACATCGGAGCGGCGGCCGATCCCGGCCTCCGACGCCGGTCGGACGGCACCGGCGGTCCTCATCCCGCGGGCGGCTCCCCGGCGACGTGCCGCAGCGCCGTCCGTGCCGCCCGGATCCCGTCGGCCGCCGACTCGGCGAGCAGCGCGGCGCTACCGGAGCGGATGTCTCCCGCCGCGACGATCCCGGGTCGGGAGGTCATCAGGTCGTCGTCCACGACGAGATGCCCGGTCCCGTCCCGCCGCACGAGATCGGCGAGCCGGTCGGTGTCCGGTCGCAATCCGATCTGCACGAGCACCCCGGCCACCGGCTCCTCGGTCTCGGCGCCGGTGGCGAGGTCACGGACGACCACCGAGTCGACCCGGTCGGCACCGCCGATGGCGGTGACCGTGGCCCCGGCCCGGAAGCTGACGCCGTCCATCGCGGCGGTCCGTGCGACGAGCTCGTCGCGGGCGGTCGGGGCCGGGCCGTCGTGCACGATCAGCACCCGGGACGCGTACCCGGCCAGCACCGCCGCCTCGTCCATCGCCGAGTCCCCACCGCCGACGACGACCACGTCGCGATCCCGCAGCAGCGGCCCGTCGCAGGAGGCGCAGCGGGTCACCCCGCGCCCGTTCAGCCGTTCCTCGCCGGGCACGCCGAGGCGTCGCCGCAGGGAACCGCCGGCCAGCACGACCGCCGCCGCGGCGAACTCCTCGCCGCCCTCGGCGACCACCCGGAACCGGTCGCCGTCGGCGACGATGCCGGTCACCTCGGCGAGCGTCACCGCGGCGCCGGCCGCCTCGGCGTCGTCCATCAGCAGTGCGCCCAGGTCGTAGCCGGCGATCGGCCCGGGACGGCCGGGGGCGTTGGTGACGGCGTCCACGGTCGCCACCTGCCCGCCGACCGTGCCCCGGTCGAGCACCAGCACGTCGGCGCCGCCGGCGGCCGCCTCCCGCGCGCAGGTGAGGCCGGCGATCCCGGCACCGACGACGATCACGTCGTACCCCGGCACCGGGTTCACCGCCACTCGTCGATCGAGACCGTGACGACCGGGCGGGACCCGATGATCTGCCAGTAGCCGTTGGTCCCGCCGCCGACCACGACGACGCCGACGTCGCGTTCGGCGAACATCGGGATCTCCTCCTCGGGTGCCGCCCGCAGCCGCGTCGCCAGCGGTTCCTCGCCGGAGGTCGCCCGCGGCTGGATGTAGTTGCGCACCAGCTGCAGATCCCAGTAGCGGTCCGCGCGCATGGTGGCGGTCCGGTGGATCCAGGAGATCAGCGCGGCCTTGTCGGTGAAGCCGCCGCGCTCCACGAACTGGGCGGCCGCGAGCGGATCCAGCAGCAGCGTCGGCGCGCCGACCACATCGGTGCCGCGCAGCATGTCCTGCACGTGCTCGCGCCAGTGCTCCTCGCGCAGGCCGAGCCCGAAGGTGGTCGAGCGCCCGCCCTGGAACACGGTCACCGTGCTCTCCCGCGGATGGTGCCCCCGCTGGACGTGCAGCGGCTCCCAGGGGCTGCGTTCCTCGTTCTCGGCGAACGTGACGTTGTTGTAGGTGAGGCCGTTGCCCTGCGATCCCATGTACGTCTCGCCGGGCACCGAGCCGCCCTGCAGGTTCTGCGAGGCCAGGCCGAACGCGCGTCCGATGGTGGCGTTCGCGTGGTTGTAGGGGCCCATCGCGCCGATCCCGCTGTTCATCCCGATCTCCTCGCGGACCGGCCCGTTCACCACCACCATCGCGGACGCCGAGCTGGACGAGCTGCTGCGCGCCGAGTGCCCGCCGGCGGCCAGCGCGAGGATCACCGGCAGGTACTCGGGCCGGGCGCCCGCCATGACGGCGTTCACCGCGACGTTCTCCACCGTGTAGATCCAGGCACCGCGGTTCGCCGTGGGCTGCATCCGGCCGACCACCTCGCCGGGGTCGCGGCTGGTGCCGCGCAGCATCTCGGCCACCCGGCGCTCGGTCGGCAGCACGATCGGGAGCATGTCGGTCCAGGACCGTTCGAGGAACAGCTCGTGCAGCCGGTCCTCGGAGTCGGCCGGCAGCAACCGCCGGGTGCCGGAGCGGCCGGATCCCACGGCTCCCGCCCCCGCCCCAGCCACCGGTCCGATGGCTGGTCCGGTGGCGGAGGTCAGTCCGTCGAGGATCCGGCGCATGACCGGGCCGCCGCGCACCGGGTCGTCCCCGTGCACGTACTCCCGCAGCTGCGCGGCCGAGCGGCCCATCACCGGCTGCGGCACGAACACCTGCGTCAGCTCGGCGAGCCCGCCCATCCGGGCCACCGAGCCGACGACCCGGTGGAAGGTCTCGGTGTGCACCGCGACCGCCGGCACCCCGTACCGGGTCTCCAGGGTGATGGCGTGGGTGGTCACCGCGGGCGCGCAGGTACTGCAGTGCCCGACCCCGAGGATCGCCACGCCGCCCTCCGCGGCGATCCTCGTCCACAGCTGCGGGTCGTCGGTGGCGTAGGTGCCCGTCAGCTGCACCATCGTGGTGCGGACCGCGGGCATCTGTTCCTCGAACCAGGTGCCGATCTGCCGCAGCAGCTCCACCGAGTCGTCGAACCGGCTGTCGACCAGGAACACCGGTCGGCCGTCCAGGGTGGCCGTCCGCTCGGCCGGGCTCCTGCCGCGCACCGACGGCGGTGTGCCGGTCGGGTCGTGCACCACCACGCCGGTCCGCTGCCGGTCCTCGGTGGCGGCCGCGCTCGTCACGAGGCCGTCCGCAGGTCGGCCGGGGCCTGCCCGGCCAGCCACCGCTCGGCGTCGATCGCAGCCGAGCAGCCCGAGCCGGCAGCGGTGACCGCCTGCCGGTAGTGCCGGTCCACCAGGTCGCCGCAGGCGAACACCCCGTCGACGGCGGTCCGGGTGGTCCCGTCGAGCGTGCGGACGTAGCCGTCCGGGTCCAGGTCGAGCCGATCGGCGACCAGCCCGCTGCGCGGATCGTGGCCGATCGCGACGAACACCCCGGCGACCTCCAGATCGGACTCCGAGCCGTCCCGGACGTCGCGCAGCCGCAGCCCGCCGACCGCGCCGTCACCGGTGACCGCGACGACCTCGCGGTGGGTCGCCCAGCGGATCGCCGGGTTCGCCTGAGCCCGCTCCAGCATGATCTGCGACGACCGGAACGTGTCCCGGCGGTGCACGACGGTGACGCTGCGGGCGAACCGGGTGAGGAACTCCGCCTCCTCCATCGCCGAGTCCCCGCCACCGACGACGGCGACGTCGCGGTCCCGGAAGAAGAACCCGTCGCAGGTCGCGCAGGACGAGACCCCCCGCCCGAGCAGCTCCTGCTCCCCCGGCACGCCGAGATAGCGCGGCGCGGCACCCATCGCGAGCACCACCGCACGGGCCCGGTGCACCTCGCCGTCGGTCACGATCTCCTTGACCGGGCCGTCCAGCCGGATCTCGTCGACGTCGCGGGGCCGCAGGTCGGCGCCGAACCGCTGGGCCTGCGTCCGCATCCGTTCCATCAGGCCGGGCCCGTCGACGCCGTCCGGGAAACCGGGGTAGTTCTCCACGTCGGTGGTGGTCATCAGGGCGCCGCCGTAGCTGGAACCCTCGAACACCAGCGGGGCCAGCCGGGCCCGGGCGGCGTAGACCGCCGCGGTGTACCCGGCCGGGCCGGACCCGACGACGACGAGATCGTGCACCGGGGCGCTCACGGCGATTCCGGCTGGTCGCTGAGCCACACGTCGGCGAGCCGGCGGCCCTGGTGGATCGGGACCGGGTGCAGGTCCTGGGTCCGTGTCGAGAAGATCGTGTAGTCGAACTTCTGGATCGGGTACAGCGCCTGCACGATCTCGGTCTCCATCCGGGTCTGCATGGCCCGATGCAGCTCACGCTGCTCGTCGGGGTCGGTGGTGGCCCGGGTCAGCTCGTAGTTGTCGACGAGCTCCTGGTCCTCGATGAGCGCGTAGTTCTCGATGTAGCCCGGCGTGAAGTCGCGCCAGGCCTGGTCGGGCAGGTGCACGGTCCGGAGCGCCTTCGTCATGGCGAACTCGTGGTTGCGCCGGCGCTCGATCCCGGTCCCGGGATCGACGGTCTCGATGGTGACGTCGATCCCGACCTCGGCCAGGTCGGCCTGCATCCACTGGGCCTCGCGGACGTCCTCGTCGTCGACCCGCTGCACGAGCAGCGTGGTCGCGAAGCCGTCCGGCAGGCCGGCCTCGGCGAGCAGCTGCCGGGCCTGCTCGGGGTCGTACGGGCGGATCTCGCGCACCTCGTCCTCGGTCAGCGCGGCGTCGGAGACGTCCGGGCGCAGGAT is from Pseudonocardia autotrophica and encodes:
- a CDS encoding TetR/AcrR family transcriptional regulator is translated as MSAPHSEQASGRSRGPGRPRQDDISDRVLDAVLALIDADTPVTVNAVVARSGVSRAALYRRWATLPKLVAAALDRGRSPIELPEGGSALETLERIAPQPGDDVLAGYSEARLRQRLRLGLADHAVQREYWESHVSRRRAPVTAELERGRRSGEIRADIDPEIVQDLLAGMYYYQVVVRGEQLQSPEVIARCRAATTLIREAIENRAPRPDRAPHRQR
- a CDS encoding class I SAM-dependent DNA methyltransferase; this encodes MSQSEILQRTRRDYDDVAELYDDLIRRGDVVTDALSTAMVDAFAGLVRAGGSNSPVVDAGCGPGQWTDHLDRAGIAAYGVDLSPAMITIARRYRPDLRYDVGSMLELGAANQSVAGILASFSLIHTPPDLLPLALAEFARAIEPGGPLLIGVQIIDTAGPDGWAPYDHKASPAYLWHLDALVDRLHDHGFDELGRMRMAPPAPGKPPAGYLLMRQGTGQG
- a CDS encoding RDD family protein, with product MNRLAGRRGRAYLRDCIVYAGVAAATVPLGMAAHAAGWGGNRAFVLAASAVPPVVATWLAAKQESGPARATWGKQRHGLVVTDRGGRPIDRRRALLRNTVKIGVPWQLGHTVAIGAAFGGFETRDRLTIAAAVVTYPLLAAMILAVARGEGRALHDRVADTAVGVAAETTPSGRHSPA
- a CDS encoding S1 family peptidase; protein product: MVSGNGSVRRSVLAAATAFGALLAVTALAPQAGAVIGGTDADEPYPFMATLRDDRGAHFCGGTLVDPEWVLTAGHCVDTRAVAPGDLTVALGDTDRTAGVEYGVREIVTHPDYVADLVPHPTLDVEMLDLREDIALIRLDEPVDARPLELAPAPRPGDPVRALGWGMTCEDGADCPEPPIVLQQLDTEIVPDERCTGLEAGRDHCSEHPTEPAQVCTLDSGGPILQWIDGRWALVGVISRDGDYVTDPNCVGPQVMTGAGAHAEWIGSTVAGGFSGT
- a CDS encoding NAD(P)/FAD-dependent oxidoreductase, producing MNPVPGYDVIVVGAGIAGLTCAREAAAGGADVLVLDRGTVGGQVATVDAVTNAPGRPGPIAGYDLGALLMDDAEAAGAAVTLAEVTGIVADGDRFRVVAEGGEEFAAAAVVLAGGSLRRRLGVPGEERLNGRGVTRCASCDGPLLRDRDVVVVGGGDSAMDEAAVLAGYASRVLIVHDGPAPTARDELVARTAAMDGVSFRAGATVTAIGGADRVDSVVVRDLATGAETEEPVAGVLVQIGLRPDTDRLADLVRRDGTGHLVVDDDLMTSRPGIVAAGDIRSGSAALLAESAADGIRAARTALRHVAGEPPAG
- a CDS encoding UGSC family (seleno)protein, whose amino-acid sequence is MTSAAATEDRQRTGVVVHDPTGTPPSVRGRSPAERTATLDGRPVFLVDSRFDDSVELLRQIGTWFEEQMPAVRTTMVQLTGTYATDDPQLWTRIAAEGGVAILGVGHCSTCAPAVTTHAITLETRYGVPAVAVHTETFHRVVGSVARMGGLAELTQVFVPQPVMGRSAAQLREYVHGDDPVRGGPVMRRILDGLTSATGPAIGPVAGAGAGAVGSGRSGTRRLLPADSEDRLHELFLERSWTDMLPIVLPTERRVAEMLRGTSRDPGEVVGRMQPTANRGAWIYTVENVAVNAVMAGARPEYLPVILALAAGGHSARSSSSSSASAMVVVNGPVREEIGMNSGIGAMGPYNHANATIGRAFGLASQNLQGGSVPGETYMGSQGNGLTYNNVTFAENEERSPWEPLHVQRGHHPRESTVTVFQGGRSTTFGLGLREEHWREHVQDMLRGTDVVGAPTLLLDPLAAAQFVERGGFTDKAALISWIHRTATMRADRYWDLQLVRNYIQPRATSGEEPLATRLRAAPEEEIPMFAERDVGVVVVGGGTNGYWQIIGSRPVVTVSIDEWR
- the trxB gene encoding thioredoxin-disulfide reductase, translating into MSAPVHDLVVVGSGPAGYTAAVYAARARLAPLVFEGSSYGGALMTTTDVENYPGFPDGVDGPGLMERMRTQAQRFGADLRPRDVDEIRLDGPVKEIVTDGEVHRARAVVLAMGAAPRYLGVPGEQELLGRGVSSCATCDGFFFRDRDVAVVGGGDSAMEEAEFLTRFARSVTVVHRRDTFRSSQIMLERAQANPAIRWATHREVVAVTGDGAVGGLRLRDVRDGSESDLEVAGVFVAIGHDPRSGLVADRLDLDPDGYVRTLDGTTRTAVDGVFACGDLVDRHYRQAVTAAGSGCSAAIDAERWLAGQAPADLRTAS